Proteins from one Paenibacillus amylolyticus genomic window:
- the ybeY gene encoding rRNA maturation RNase YbeY, translated as MSLNLAWNNEQQDKEITEPMIAMLEQLLNLAGEAEGVADGEVALTFVNDEQIHELNRDYRGIDRPTDVLSFAMNETVDEELDIIYELDEDEEMEEMPDVLGDIIISVPRTILQSEEYGHSFERELGFLFVHGFLHLLGYDHQDEASEAEMMGKQEAVLAQAGLTR; from the coding sequence ATGAGTCTTAATCTGGCATGGAATAATGAACAACAGGATAAAGAAATTACAGAACCGATGATTGCAATGCTGGAACAGTTGCTGAATCTCGCCGGAGAAGCAGAAGGTGTTGCAGACGGGGAAGTGGCTCTGACTTTTGTGAACGATGAGCAGATCCATGAGTTGAACCGTGACTATCGCGGTATTGACCGTCCTACGGATGTATTGTCCTTTGCGATGAACGAAACGGTGGATGAAGAACTTGATATTATCTATGAGCTTGACGAAGATGAAGAAATGGAAGAAATGCCGGATGTTCTTGGAGACATCATCATTTCCGTACCACGGACCATCCTGCAAAGTGAAGAGTATGGACACTCCTTTGAACGTGAACTTGGTTTCCTCTTTGTCCATGGTTTCTTGCACCTGCTCGGATACGACCATCAGGATGAAGCAAGTGAGGCTGAAATGATGGGCAAACAAGAAGCGGTATTGGCCCAGGCCGGGTTGACACGATAA
- a CDS encoding diacylglycerol kinase family protein, with translation MKRRSWGLVFRNAAEGIAYGLRTQRNVRVHTGVAVLMCVAGFFFRISRTDWMFVLTAVFLVLVTELMNTAVEAAVDLAHPHIHPLAKAAKDTAAGAVLLAAVFAVIIGCIVFIKPVMSWLGLY, from the coding sequence ATGAAAAGACGCTCCTGGGGTCTGGTATTCCGCAATGCTGCGGAAGGAATCGCATATGGGTTGCGGACTCAGCGTAATGTGAGAGTTCACACGGGAGTGGCTGTCTTGATGTGTGTAGCCGGCTTTTTTTTCAGAATCTCAAGAACGGATTGGATGTTTGTGCTGACCGCTGTCTTTTTGGTTCTGGTGACTGAATTGATGAACACGGCTGTAGAGGCAGCAGTGGATTTGGCACATCCCCATATCCATCCGCTGGCAAAAGCGGCGAAGGATACCGCGGCCGGGGCAGTTCTGCTGGCTGCGGTATTCGCCGTCATCATCGGTTGTATCGTTTTTATTAAGCCGGTGATGAGCTGGCTGGGTTTGTACTGA
- a CDS encoding cytidine deaminase, producing MDNGLLMQEAIKARTKAYTPYSHFGVGAALLDSEGHVHHGCNIENAAYTPGNCAERTAMFSAIAGGQKPRSFKAIAIVGDTDGPIAPCGVCRQVMYELCEPDMKVILGNMKGDLQETTVAELLPWAFGPSDLNSAKK from the coding sequence ATGGATAATGGTTTGCTAATGCAAGAAGCAATTAAGGCACGTACGAAGGCGTATACGCCTTACTCCCATTTTGGTGTAGGTGCGGCTTTGCTTGACAGTGAAGGGCATGTGCATCATGGTTGTAATATTGAGAATGCAGCCTACACCCCAGGCAACTGTGCTGAACGTACAGCGATGTTCAGTGCCATTGCAGGTGGGCAAAAACCTCGCAGCTTCAAAGCGATTGCCATTGTGGGAGATACGGATGGTCCAATTGCTCCATGTGGTGTATGTCGTCAGGTGATGTACGAGCTGTGTGAACCCGATATGAAAGTCATCTTGGGGAACATGAAAGGTGATCTGCAAGAGACCACCGTTGCTGAACTGTTACCTTGGGCTTTTGGGCCTTCTGATCTGAATTCTGCCAAAAAATAA
- the era gene encoding GTPase Era, translating to MKKQAFKSGFVAIIGRPNVGKSTLMNQVIGQKIAIMSDKPQTTRNKIHGVYTSEHQQIVFLDTPGIHKRQSKLGDFMNQTALNTLGEVEAALFLIDASEGMGGGDRYIAEQLKNIRTPVILVMNKIDKIEPEALLPLIEEYRKLHDFAEIVPVSAMLGSNVSTLLEQLGKYLPEGPQYYPDDQVTDHPEQFVCAELIREKILQMTREEVPHSIAVTIEDMKVQDNGVVYISAVIFVERDSQKGIIIGKQGALLKEVGKRARHDIQNLLGSKIFMDLWVKVKKDWRNQDRVLRDLGFGRD from the coding sequence ATGAAAAAACAAGCATTTAAATCCGGTTTTGTAGCTATTATTGGACGTCCGAACGTAGGCAAATCCACACTGATGAATCAGGTGATCGGACAGAAAATTGCGATCATGTCGGACAAGCCGCAAACGACTCGTAATAAAATTCATGGTGTGTACACATCCGAACATCAGCAGATCGTATTTTTGGACACACCGGGGATTCACAAACGTCAGTCCAAGCTTGGCGATTTCATGAACCAGACTGCTCTGAACACGCTCGGAGAAGTGGAAGCAGCTCTATTCCTGATTGACGCTTCGGAAGGTATGGGTGGCGGTGACCGTTATATTGCGGAGCAGTTGAAAAATATCCGTACACCGGTCATCCTGGTCATGAATAAAATCGACAAAATTGAGCCGGAAGCGTTGCTCCCTCTTATTGAGGAGTATCGCAAGTTACATGATTTCGCTGAAATCGTGCCTGTCTCTGCCATGCTCGGAAGTAATGTAAGCACCTTGTTGGAACAGCTAGGCAAGTATTTGCCAGAAGGCCCACAGTACTATCCGGATGACCAGGTTACTGACCATCCAGAGCAGTTTGTATGTGCAGAATTGATCCGTGAGAAAATTTTGCAGATGACTCGTGAAGAAGTACCACACTCCATTGCGGTAACGATTGAGGATATGAAAGTACAAGATAACGGTGTCGTTTATATCTCTGCCGTTATTTTTGTGGAACGGGATTCGCAAAAAGGAATCATCATCGGGAAGCAGGGGGCCCTTTTGAAAGAAGTGGGTAAACGAGCAAGGCATGACATTCAAAACCTGCTGGGCTCCAAAATTTTCATGGATTTGTGGGTCAAAGTGAAAAAAGACTGGAGAAATCAGGATCGGGTTCTGCGTGACCTTGGTTTTGGCCGCGATTGA
- a CDS encoding YqzL family protein — protein sequence MRDFSWKVFAMTGDVESYLLYTEACNSLGQESDHAREVIEDEEAEG from the coding sequence ATGCGAGATTTTTCGTGGAAGGTTTTTGCGATGACGGGGGATGTGGAGTCCTATTTGTTATATACCGAGGCGTGTAACTCGTTAGGACAGGAGTCGGATCATGCAAGGGAAGTGATCGAAGATGAAGAAGCCGAAGGATAA
- the recO gene encoding DNA repair protein RecO, with protein sequence MLYRVEGIVIRSMDYGEGNKIITLCTESGGKVGVLVRGAKKPKSRHAALVQPFTYGQYVYFRNTGLGTLNAGEIVESYHELREDLFKASYASYACELLDRVLQDEETGTFWFKQLKACLQALKEEKDPVVITSLYEMKILQAAGYGPQLDECISCNQERPDEQLFISPRLGGVLCRACKHFDPPAMSVSPKALKLLRVFAQLDLQRLGNISVSESTRDEIKKLMRAFMDHQLGLNLKSRSFLDQMEKYGI encoded by the coding sequence ATGCTATACAGGGTGGAAGGGATTGTCATCCGCAGCATGGACTACGGCGAAGGGAACAAAATTATTACGCTTTGCACCGAAAGCGGAGGAAAAGTAGGGGTACTCGTCCGCGGTGCCAAAAAGCCCAAGAGCCGACATGCTGCACTGGTGCAGCCGTTTACGTATGGTCAATATGTATATTTTCGCAACACAGGTCTGGGCACACTGAACGCTGGAGAAATTGTTGAATCCTATCATGAATTGCGTGAAGACCTGTTCAAGGCCTCTTATGCCTCTTATGCGTGTGAACTATTGGATCGCGTGCTTCAGGATGAAGAGACAGGTACATTTTGGTTTAAGCAATTAAAGGCGTGTTTGCAGGCGTTGAAGGAAGAGAAAGATCCGGTTGTGATCACAAGTCTGTACGAAATGAAAATATTACAGGCAGCCGGATATGGACCACAGTTGGACGAGTGTATCTCCTGCAATCAGGAGCGGCCAGATGAACAGCTGTTTATAAGTCCAAGACTTGGCGGCGTTCTGTGTCGTGCATGCAAACATTTCGATCCTCCTGCAATGTCCGTAAGTCCAAAGGCGCTGAAATTGTTGCGTGTGTTCGCTCAGTTGGATCTGCAGCGCCTGGGAAATATATCAGTAAGTGAGTCTACCCGTGATGAGATCAAAAAGCTGATGCGTGCTTTCATGGATCATCAACTTGGTCTGAATCTTAAATCCCGTTCTTTCCTCGATCAGATGGAGAAGTACGGGATTTGA
- the glyS gene encoding glycine--tRNA ligase subunit beta, producing MSKDLLFEIGLEEVPARFMRAAIAQLQERVVKWLDASRIAYGEVNAYATPRRLAVLIQNVAEKQEDIEEEVKGPSRKIALDDSGNWSKAALGFARSQGVEPDQFTFKELNGVEYVYAVKSSKGVETASVIGEGLLSVLHAMTFPKFMRWASYDFKFVRPIRWIVAMLGSDVIDLEVTGVKSGNVTRGHRFLGKEAVISTPSSYVEVLRSEHVIADIQEREQMIVSQIQALAAEKKWDIAIKEDLLEEVLFLVETPTVLFGTFDSSFLNIPQEVLITSMREHQRYFPVLDNEGQLLPFFVTVRNGGSDSLDVIAKGNEKVLRARLSDAKFFYEEDQKLQIKDALSKLESIVFQEELGTVGDKVRRIRKIADGIAAKLQVSGDVAESVSRSADICKFDLVTLMVGEFPELQGVMGEDYARKSGEKEEVAKAVFEHYQPRFAGDQSPASLVGAIVSAADKMDTIVGCFSINIIPTGSQDPYALRRQAAGIVQILLDHQLPLTLSDVFGVALQVHAQMNLLKRADEEVRKDLQDFFGLRVKKLLSETVRYDVVDAVISSGFDDISAVVPKGEALMAAVLTGDAFKTTVESFNRVGNLAAKASNASVHPELFTEEGERQLHEAWSRTNAEYRQALTQHDAAEALAIASAWKDGITSFFDSVMVMAEDEAVRANRLALLAAIDRDLKGFADFSKLVW from the coding sequence ATGTCTAAGGATCTGTTGTTTGAAATTGGACTGGAAGAAGTCCCTGCACGTTTCATGCGCGCAGCGATCGCACAGCTGCAAGAGCGTGTCGTGAAATGGCTTGACGCATCCCGCATTGCTTATGGTGAAGTGAATGCGTACGCCACACCGCGACGACTGGCTGTTTTGATCCAGAACGTGGCTGAAAAACAGGAAGATATAGAGGAAGAAGTGAAAGGTCCTTCACGCAAAATTGCCCTGGACGACAGTGGCAATTGGAGCAAAGCTGCACTCGGATTCGCTCGCAGTCAAGGTGTTGAACCGGACCAATTCACGTTCAAGGAACTAAACGGAGTCGAATATGTCTATGCAGTGAAGTCCAGTAAAGGTGTGGAAACGGCTTCTGTGATTGGCGAAGGTTTGCTTTCTGTATTGCATGCCATGACGTTCCCGAAATTCATGCGTTGGGCTTCCTATGATTTTAAATTTGTTCGTCCAATCCGCTGGATTGTGGCAATGCTCGGCAGTGACGTCATTGATCTGGAAGTGACAGGTGTCAAGTCGGGTAATGTCACTCGCGGACATCGTTTCCTCGGTAAGGAAGCCGTGATCTCCACTCCGTCTTCATACGTGGAAGTGCTGCGTTCAGAGCATGTCATTGCAGATATCCAGGAACGTGAGCAGATGATTGTATCCCAGATACAGGCACTGGCTGCTGAGAAAAAATGGGATATTGCGATTAAGGAAGACTTGTTGGAGGAAGTCCTGTTCCTGGTAGAAACACCTACCGTATTGTTCGGGACATTCGACTCTTCATTCTTGAATATTCCGCAAGAAGTATTGATTACGTCCATGCGTGAGCATCAGCGTTATTTCCCTGTACTGGACAACGAAGGACAATTGTTGCCATTCTTCGTGACGGTACGCAACGGTGGAAGTGATTCACTCGATGTGATTGCAAAAGGAAATGAAAAAGTACTGCGTGCACGTCTGTCTGATGCCAAGTTCTTCTATGAGGAAGATCAGAAACTTCAGATTAAGGATGCATTGTCGAAGCTGGAAAGTATCGTCTTCCAGGAAGAGCTCGGAACGGTTGGCGATAAAGTGCGCCGTATTCGCAAGATTGCCGATGGAATTGCTGCCAAACTGCAAGTCTCCGGTGATGTTGCCGAATCCGTTAGCCGCTCTGCCGATATCTGCAAATTCGATCTGGTAACATTGATGGTGGGTGAATTCCCTGAACTGCAAGGTGTGATGGGTGAGGATTACGCTCGTAAATCCGGCGAAAAAGAAGAAGTGGCCAAAGCGGTATTTGAACACTATCAGCCACGTTTCGCTGGAGATCAATCCCCTGCCTCACTTGTTGGTGCCATTGTGAGTGCTGCGGACAAAATGGATACAATCGTGGGTTGTTTCTCCATCAACATCATTCCAACGGGTTCTCAGGATCCGTACGCACTGCGCCGTCAGGCTGCAGGTATTGTACAGATTTTGCTGGATCACCAGCTTCCGCTGACATTGTCAGACGTGTTTGGAGTAGCACTTCAAGTGCATGCCCAGATGAACCTGCTGAAACGTGCAGACGAAGAAGTTCGTAAAGATCTGCAAGACTTCTTTGGTCTTCGAGTGAAAAAATTGTTGTCCGAAACCGTTCGCTACGACGTAGTGGATGCCGTTATTTCTTCCGGATTCGATGATATCAGTGCTGTGGTTCCAAAAGGTGAAGCGTTGATGGCGGCTGTTCTGACAGGAGACGCCTTCAAAACAACGGTTGAATCGTTCAACCGTGTAGGGAATTTGGCTGCCAAAGCATCCAATGCTTCGGTACATCCAGAACTGTTCACAGAAGAGGGAGAGCGTCAGCTGCACGAGGCATGGAGCAGAACGAATGCAGAGTACCGTCAGGCGTTGACTCAGCACGATGCTGCTGAAGCGCTGGCTATTGCATCTGCTTGGAAAGATGGGATTACCTCATTCTTTGATTCGGTCATGGTTATGGCTGAAGATGAGGCTGTCCGTGCCAATCGACTTGCTTTACTTGCGGCTATTGATCGTGACTTAAAAGGATTTGCTGATTTTTCCAAGTTGGTTTGGTAA
- a CDS encoding DUF188 domain-containing protein translates to MRHIVVDGDACPVKTEIAQTARLFNIPVLLVSSFDHLLQGGEGVRTVQVDRSDQSADLYIANHIKPYDVVITQDYGLAALALGKRCYVLSFRGREFNDRDIDFMLDSRHTAAKARKRGHYGKGPKPFTEQDREFFQHKLTKLLKDLQENV, encoded by the coding sequence ATGCGTCATATCGTTGTGGATGGTGATGCTTGCCCGGTGAAAACCGAGATTGCGCAAACCGCTCGCCTTTTCAATATCCCTGTATTGTTAGTCTCTTCATTTGATCATTTGCTTCAAGGAGGAGAAGGGGTGCGTACCGTGCAAGTGGATCGCAGTGATCAGAGCGCAGATCTTTACATTGCCAATCATATTAAGCCATATGATGTGGTTATCACTCAGGACTATGGACTTGCGGCACTTGCGCTCGGCAAACGTTGTTATGTTTTATCCTTTCGTGGTCGTGAGTTTAACGACCGTGACATTGATTTCATGTTGGATTCTCGTCATACTGCGGCCAAAGCAAGAAAAAGAGGCCACTACGGGAAGGGCCCAAAGCCTTTCACAGAGCAGGATCGAGAATTTTTTCAACATAAACTGACAAAACTTTTAAAAGATTTGCAGGAGAATGTGTAA
- the rpoD gene encoding RNA polymerase sigma factor RpoD, which yields MANDQHTELETELTLDQVKDQLIESGKKRASLNYKEIIEKLSPFEQDAEQMDEFYEQLSDLGIDVVNENDEEVTLRPSEDSENNTREGEDEFHFDDDLSLPPGIKINDPVRMYLKEIGRVPLLSADDEVQLAKRIENGDEEAKRRLAEANLRLVVSIAKRYVGRGMLFLDLIQEGNMGLIKAVEKFDHKKGYKFSTYATWWIRQAITRAIADQARTIRIPVHMVETINKLIRVSRQLLQELGREPTPEEIAAEMDLSVEKVREITKIAQEPVSLETPIGEEDDSHLGDFIEDQEALAPADAAAYELLKEQLEDVLDTLTEREENVLRLRFGLDDGRTRTLEEVGKVFGVTRERIRQIEAKALRKLRHPSRSKRLKDFLE from the coding sequence ATGGCGAATGATCAGCATACTGAACTAGAAACAGAATTGACACTGGATCAGGTTAAGGATCAATTGATTGAATCAGGTAAGAAAAGAGCTTCGCTGAATTACAAGGAAATTATAGAGAAACTCTCTCCTTTTGAGCAGGATGCAGAGCAAATGGATGAGTTCTATGAGCAGCTGAGTGATCTGGGTATCGATGTAGTGAATGAGAATGATGAAGAGGTTACACTGCGTCCTAGTGAAGATTCCGAGAACAACACGAGAGAGGGAGAGGACGAATTCCACTTTGATGATGATCTGAGCTTGCCGCCAGGTATCAAAATCAATGACCCTGTCCGTATGTATCTCAAGGAAATTGGTCGTGTGCCATTGTTGTCGGCAGATGATGAAGTACAACTGGCCAAACGGATTGAAAACGGGGATGAAGAAGCCAAGCGTCGTTTGGCTGAAGCGAACCTGCGTCTCGTAGTCAGTATCGCCAAGCGTTACGTTGGACGTGGCATGCTGTTCCTTGATTTGATTCAGGAAGGTAACATGGGTCTGATCAAAGCGGTTGAGAAGTTTGACCACAAAAAAGGATACAAGTTCAGTACGTATGCTACATGGTGGATTCGCCAGGCGATCACTCGTGCTATTGCTGACCAGGCGCGTACGATTCGTATTCCTGTACACATGGTGGAGACGATTAATAAGCTGATCCGGGTATCCCGTCAGCTGTTGCAGGAACTTGGGCGTGAACCAACACCAGAAGAAATCGCTGCTGAGATGGATCTGAGTGTCGAAAAAGTTCGTGAAATTACGAAGATTGCACAGGAACCGGTTTCTCTGGAAACACCGATCGGTGAGGAAGATGATTCCCATCTGGGTGACTTCATCGAGGATCAGGAAGCACTTGCTCCGGCAGATGCGGCTGCGTATGAGTTGTTGAAAGAACAACTCGAAGATGTACTGGATACACTGACTGAGCGTGAAGAGAACGTTCTTCGTCTGCGTTTTGGTCTGGACGATGGACGGACGAGAACGCTGGAGGAAGTGGGCAAGGTATTTGGTGTTACGCGTGAGCGTATTCGTCAGATTGAAGCCAAGGCTCTTCGTAAATTGCGCCACCCGAGTCGTAGTAAACGACTCAAAGATTTCCTCGAATAA
- a CDS encoding class I SAM-dependent methyltransferase, which produces MKLSNRLQRIHDQIPDGSRMADIGSDHALLPVAAIRSGKAATAVAGEVNPGPYDAACKQVSDAGLKEKITVRRGDGLDVISAGEVDVITIAGMGGALIASILDRGISKLEGVQLLILQPNVGEDILRRWLLEHHWVVVAEQLLEEDGKIYEIITAMPQSVSPIANDEVYRARPLQGGAALTEELLLRMGPYLVDRPTDVFFAKWESEIIKLQGVVNSISKSDQDSSRDKAAEVERLIANLKEVLACLPKVKL; this is translated from the coding sequence ATGAAACTTTCGAATCGATTACAGCGAATACATGATCAAATTCCCGATGGCAGCCGCATGGCTGATATCGGTTCAGACCACGCGCTGCTGCCCGTAGCCGCAATCCGCAGCGGGAAAGCCGCAACTGCAGTAGCCGGGGAAGTTAATCCTGGGCCTTACGATGCTGCATGCAAACAAGTCAGTGATGCTGGCCTGAAAGAAAAAATAACGGTACGGCGTGGAGACGGATTGGATGTGATCTCTGCGGGCGAAGTGGATGTCATCACCATTGCAGGTATGGGTGGTGCGCTGATTGCTTCTATTTTGGACCGAGGCATATCCAAATTGGAAGGCGTACAGTTACTTATTTTGCAACCGAATGTGGGAGAGGATATTCTCAGACGCTGGTTGCTGGAGCATCACTGGGTGGTTGTAGCAGAACAGTTGCTCGAAGAAGATGGCAAGATCTATGAGATTATCACGGCGATGCCACAATCCGTAAGCCCGATTGCCAATGATGAGGTGTATCGTGCACGTCCGCTTCAAGGCGGAGCAGCATTGACAGAAGAGTTGTTGCTGCGCATGGGACCGTATTTGGTCGATCGTCCAACAGATGTGTTTTTTGCCAAATGGGAAAGCGAGATCATTAAACTGCAAGGGGTTGTAAACTCCATCTCCAAATCCGATCAGGATTCTTCCCGGGACAAGGCGGCTGAGGTAGAGCGTCTTATCGCAAATTTGAAGGAGGTTTTGGCATGTTTGCCAAAGGTCAAACTGTAA
- a CDS encoding PLP-dependent aminotransferase family protein produces MSIPWSKMAQNTPSSVVRDMLQAAQAPGMISLAGGLPAQTSFPLEAIRVAYEKVFMSGAAALQYAETEGYRPLRAKIAERLESKGIPASPDHMLLTTGSQQSIDLVSRILLNPGDSVLVESPTYLAALQVIHSYQAESHGVACDDHGMLPESLEEQLQLHRPKLVYINPTFSNPTGKVWSRERRQQAVDLCRKYGVLILEDDPYGEIRFNPEQLDVPALAELDAVSHDGPSNVIYTSTFSKTVAPGLRTGWILAAPDIVKMAARAKQGADLHSSSIDQRALHALLESFDLDAHIRHISEDYEQRMITLTTLMAAKSWEGISWNSPQGGMFLWLQLPEGMLASNLFTYGIQEKVCIVPGDSFYAGTPELNRMRINFTHTDPELLPEAVERMDRAIQRWHASLTADSVVTL; encoded by the coding sequence ATGAGTATCCCTTGGTCCAAAATGGCACAAAACACCCCGTCCTCTGTCGTTCGCGACATGCTTCAGGCCGCTCAGGCACCTGGCATGATCTCGCTAGCCGGTGGATTACCAGCCCAGACTTCATTCCCGCTGGAAGCCATCCGCGTTGCATATGAAAAAGTATTTATGAGCGGAGCCGCCGCTCTTCAATATGCGGAGACTGAGGGTTACCGTCCTCTTCGCGCCAAAATCGCCGAACGTCTCGAATCCAAGGGCATTCCCGCTTCACCCGATCACATGCTACTCACTACGGGTTCACAGCAATCCATTGACTTGGTAAGCCGCATCCTTCTCAACCCGGGTGACAGCGTATTGGTTGAATCACCAACCTACCTTGCTGCTCTGCAAGTCATTCACTCCTATCAGGCTGAATCTCACGGCGTAGCCTGTGATGATCACGGTATGTTGCCTGAATCTCTGGAGGAACAACTCCAATTACATCGTCCAAAACTTGTCTATATCAACCCAACATTCTCCAATCCTACGGGAAAAGTATGGTCACGAGAAAGAAGACAACAGGCTGTCGATCTGTGCCGCAAGTACGGTGTACTTATTCTGGAAGATGATCCCTATGGTGAAATCCGGTTCAATCCGGAGCAATTGGATGTCCCTGCTCTTGCAGAACTGGATGCCGTATCCCATGACGGCCCCTCCAATGTTATCTACACCAGTACATTCTCCAAAACTGTTGCACCTGGTCTTCGTACGGGCTGGATATTAGCTGCTCCCGATATTGTCAAAATGGCAGCACGAGCCAAACAAGGTGCCGACCTGCATTCCAGCAGCATCGACCAAAGAGCGCTTCATGCACTGCTTGAATCTTTCGATCTGGATGCGCATATTCGCCATATTTCAGAGGATTACGAACAGCGGATGATAACGCTGACCACACTTATGGCAGCCAAATCATGGGAGGGCATCTCGTGGAATTCACCTCAAGGTGGCATGTTCTTGTGGCTGCAATTGCCCGAAGGCATGCTGGCAAGCAATCTGTTCACGTATGGTATCCAGGAGAAGGTGTGCATTGTTCCGGGGGATTCCTTCTATGCAGGTACACCGGAGCTGAACCGTATGCGAATCAACTTTACTCATACGGACCCTGAGCTTCTTCCTGAAGCCGTCGAACGAATGGATCGTGCCATTCAACGTTGGCATGCTTCGTTAACAGCCGACAGTGTTGTTACACTGTAA
- a CDS encoding PLP-dependent aminotransferase family protein: MHIELKRGSSTKLYVQIALTIADRIRSGLIEPGTRLPSVRKMTVDLGVSLVTVSKAYAELEAIQLITCSQGKGCYVRGTLNVDPLEDADRANRNHANSESGTSWNWQMALVDYLPRAQLWRHFDTSPQVKYELHMSAIQPELLPTREIIDSAYRLSSDHAERMAAYGSFQGDRELRQVFAEHFAERGLQVAPERMLITSGAQQGIDLVARTFIGPGDVVYMEAPSYTGAIDVFTSRGAKIITVPMDDEGMRIDLLTRLCDTYPPKLIYTIPTYHNPTGITMSARRRAQLLNLAQSYHCLILEDDPFADLYFRDPPPASIKSMDGTGHVVYIKSFSKVLSPGCRIACAIADGSVLTRLVAAKSTADLGSPLLTQKALQSFIQNQYGAYVSRLRDELYSRLCAASEVLEEYAIGGMQWSLPEGGLNLWLQLPNNLDMRELHHQSLAAGVSFLPGSACYVSEMDTPSLRICFTVTSVELLCEGLRVLCGVIDKATPEQGGTVADRLPLI; the protein is encoded by the coding sequence ATGCATATTGAATTAAAACGGGGAAGCAGTACCAAATTGTACGTGCAGATTGCATTAACGATTGCGGATCGTATCAGATCAGGACTCATTGAACCTGGAACCCGACTTCCTTCTGTTCGTAAAATGACCGTGGATTTGGGGGTTAGCCTGGTCACTGTATCCAAAGCTTATGCGGAACTTGAAGCAATTCAATTGATCACCTGCTCCCAGGGCAAAGGTTGTTATGTAAGAGGTACATTGAACGTGGATCCGCTGGAGGATGCGGACCGAGCGAATCGAAACCATGCCAACAGTGAATCCGGTACGTCATGGAACTGGCAGATGGCACTTGTGGATTATTTACCGCGAGCGCAGCTCTGGAGACATTTCGATACGTCACCTCAAGTGAAGTATGAACTTCATATGTCAGCAATTCAGCCTGAACTGCTCCCTACACGCGAGATTATCGACAGTGCCTATCGGCTTTCCTCTGATCATGCAGAGCGTATGGCGGCGTATGGATCTTTTCAGGGAGATCGGGAGTTAAGACAGGTCTTCGCCGAACATTTTGCTGAGCGTGGACTACAGGTGGCACCTGAACGCATGTTAATTACAAGCGGCGCTCAGCAGGGAATAGATCTTGTGGCACGGACTTTTATCGGCCCTGGGGATGTTGTATACATGGAGGCACCAAGCTATACCGGGGCCATTGATGTATTTACGAGTAGAGGCGCGAAGATCATTACAGTTCCCATGGATGATGAAGGCATGCGTATCGATCTGTTGACCCGGTTATGTGATACCTATCCTCCCAAGCTGATCTATACGATTCCGACCTATCACAATCCAACAGGCATTACAATGAGTGCAAGAAGGCGAGCACAGCTTCTGAATCTTGCGCAAAGCTATCACTGCCTCATTTTGGAGGATGATCCGTTTGCAGATCTTTATTTTCGGGACCCTCCGCCGGCTTCCATTAAATCGATGGATGGGACAGGTCATGTCGTATATATCAAAAGCTTCAGCAAGGTGCTCTCTCCCGGCTGCCGTATAGCCTGCGCCATTGCAGACGGAAGTGTGTTGACCCGGCTTGTGGCTGCGAAATCTACGGCAGACTTGGGCAGTCCGCTGCTTACCCAAAAGGCATTGCAATCTTTTATTCAAAATCAGTACGGTGCTTATGTATCCCGATTGAGGGATGAATTGTATTCTCGTTTGTGCGCAGCATCAGAAGTGCTGGAAGAGTACGCCATTGGGGGCATGCAGTGGAGCTTGCCGGAGGGAGGACTTAATCTGTGGCTCCAACTTCCGAATAACTTGGATATGCGTGAGTTGCATCATCAATCACTTGCAGCCGGGGTTTCTTTCCTTCCGGGTTCCGCCTGTTATGTGAGTGAAATGGATACACCAAGTCTGCGCATCTGTTTTACTGTAACGAGCGTTGAGCTATTGTGTGAAGGGCTTCGTGTATTGTGTGGAGTTATTGACAAAGCAACACCTGAGCAAGGTGGGACAGTGGCGGACAGGCTACCGCTCATATAA